One Nyctibius grandis isolate bNycGra1 chromosome 17, bNycGra1.pri, whole genome shotgun sequence genomic window carries:
- the RIT1 gene encoding GTP-binding protein Rit1 yields MDSGARPGGGGGPGQSREYKLVMLGAGGVGKSAMTMQFISHRFPEDHDPTIEDAYKIRIRIDDEPANLDILDTAGQAEFTAMRDQYMRAGEGFIICYSITDRRSFHEVREFKQLIYRVRRTDDTPVVLVGNKSDLTQLRQVSKEEGSALAREFNCPFFETSAAYRYYIDDVFHALVREIRRKEKEAVMAMEKKSKPKSSVWKRLKSPFRRKKDSVT; encoded by the exons ATGGATTCTGGAGCCCGCccgggcggtggcggcggtCCGGGGCAGTCCCGCGAGTACAAGCTGGTGATGCTGGGTGCCGGTGGCGTCGGCAAGAGCG CCATGACCATGCAGTTCATCAGTCACCGGTTTCCAGAGGATCACGATCCCACAATTG AGGATGCTTATAAAATACGAATACGCATTGATGACGAACCTGCAAATCTGGATATCTTGGACACAGCAGGACAG GCAGAGTTTACAGCCATGAGGGACCAGTACATGAGGGCTGGCGAGGGATTTATCATCTGTTATTCAATCACAGACCGGCGCAGTTTCCATGAAGTGCGTGAGTTCAAACAGCTAATCTATCGTGTTCGACGCACTGATGACACTCCCGTGGTCCTGGTGGGGAATAAATCTGATCTGACACAGCTACGGCAG gtctcCAAAGAAGAAGGCTCTGCTTTAGCACGAGAATTCAACTGCCCTTTTTTTGAAACTTCAGCTGCGTACCGTTATTATATTGATGATGTATTTCATGCCCTTGTGCGAGAAATCcgcaggaaagaaaaagaagcagtaatggcaatggaaaaaaaatcaaaacctaaaAGCAGCGTGTGGAAAAGACTGAAGTCACCGTTTAGAAGGAAGAAGGATTCAGTGACTTGA